Proteins encoded in a region of the Psychromicrobium lacuslunae genome:
- a CDS encoding DUF4118 domain-containing protein, with the protein MSRGTLRILLGAAPGVGKTYAMLEEAQLKKNQGIDTVVALALDHGRKDTAALIEGLEVIPPKIVSYRGANFEEIDLAAVLARKPQLALVDEYAHTVVTDSGSNGEDQPRRKRWEDVEALLAAGIDVISTLNIQHLASLGDVVSQITNTKQTETVPDEVVRRADQIELVDISPELLRQRLSAGNIYAAEKIDAALANYFRLGNLSALRELALLWLADQVEDGLAVYRNTHGIEESWPTRERVVVGLTGGPEGEVLIRRAARILARVAGGELLGVHVRAADGVRGESPRDLEAQRQLLKDLGGSYHSVIGEDPAQAMLEFARSANATQLVVGISRRRPLARLFGGGGVGAKVVRGSGDIDVHMVSHPMGGRGVRFQRVGDLGRRRVLLGFALAIVLPALIETALVQWVPNSFVTDTLLQLSGCVLVALVGGLWPALLAALFSSLLLNFFSAAPTGTLTIADPENLLALIIFLGVSAAVAVVVGLAARRSRDASLAGAEAATLTELARGALGGEDSLESFLKQVRENFRVNSVSLLSSPTGATPPDWQLEASSGENPALSPEEADNVEEVEPGLALALNGRTLDAADRRLLVAFGAHLVALRQRIALNISRRDNVRLAEGNTMRTSILRAVSHDLRTPLAAIKLSVSSLRQEEVHFEPADEAELLASIESSADKLDALVGNLLDMSRISSDAATPLLAPVRWSDVIDAALGHGGDGALPPAVRVDLPANMPPVEADPGMLERVIANIVENALKYAPDSDVVLVGSVGGAGSALIDGQPASELRIIDHGRGVAAEDVMAMFRPFQRLDDVPAGTGVGLGLAVAKGFTEAMGGVLEAEQTPGGGLTMVVRLPMSVGGARQ; encoded by the coding sequence AGCTCGCGCTGGTCGATGAGTACGCGCATACCGTGGTGACCGATTCCGGCAGCAATGGCGAGGATCAACCACGGCGCAAACGTTGGGAGGACGTCGAAGCCTTATTAGCGGCCGGCATTGACGTGATTTCCACCCTGAATATTCAGCACCTAGCCTCCCTGGGGGATGTGGTCAGCCAGATCACCAATACCAAACAAACAGAGACGGTGCCTGACGAGGTGGTGCGCCGCGCGGATCAGATCGAACTAGTCGATATTTCCCCGGAGTTGCTCCGACAGCGGCTCTCCGCCGGGAACATCTACGCGGCCGAAAAGATCGACGCCGCACTGGCCAACTATTTCCGGCTCGGTAATCTTTCGGCGCTGCGCGAACTCGCGCTGCTTTGGCTTGCTGATCAGGTCGAGGACGGGTTGGCGGTCTATCGCAATACGCACGGCATCGAGGAGAGTTGGCCGACCCGGGAACGCGTCGTCGTCGGACTCACCGGCGGCCCCGAAGGTGAGGTGCTGATCCGTAGAGCAGCGCGAATCCTGGCTCGGGTTGCCGGCGGCGAGCTGCTGGGGGTGCATGTCCGGGCGGCGGATGGAGTGCGCGGTGAATCACCCCGTGACCTTGAGGCTCAGCGCCAGCTCCTGAAAGATCTGGGCGGTAGTTATCACAGCGTGATCGGCGAAGATCCCGCCCAAGCCATGCTGGAGTTCGCTCGCAGCGCCAATGCTACCCAGCTGGTGGTGGGTATCTCGCGGCGTCGCCCGCTGGCACGGTTATTCGGCGGTGGCGGGGTGGGGGCCAAGGTGGTGCGCGGCTCGGGCGATATCGACGTGCATATGGTCTCGCACCCGATGGGCGGCCGGGGAGTGCGCTTCCAACGGGTCGGTGATCTGGGTCGCCGCAGGGTTTTACTCGGCTTCGCGCTCGCCATCGTGCTGCCAGCGCTCATCGAGACCGCGCTGGTGCAATGGGTGCCCAATAGCTTCGTCACCGACACCCTGCTGCAACTCTCGGGTTGTGTTCTGGTTGCCTTGGTCGGTGGCTTGTGGCCCGCGCTGCTTGCTGCGCTCTTCAGTTCACTGCTGCTTAACTTCTTCTCCGCTGCCCCCACGGGTACTTTGACCATTGCGGATCCCGAGAACCTACTGGCTCTGATCATTTTCCTTGGCGTTAGCGCGGCGGTTGCGGTGGTGGTGGGTTTGGCCGCGCGGCGTTCGCGAGATGCCTCGTTAGCCGGTGCAGAAGCTGCCACCTTGACCGAACTAGCGCGTGGCGCGCTCGGCGGGGAAGATTCCTTGGAGTCTTTTCTGAAACAAGTCCGGGAGAATTTCCGGGTCAACTCGGTGAGTTTACTTTCATCGCCTACCGGGGCCACACCTCCCGATTGGCAGCTTGAAGCCTCGTCGGGAGAAAATCCTGCGCTGTCACCGGAAGAGGCTGACAATGTTGAAGAGGTTGAACCCGGTTTGGCACTGGCCCTCAATGGCCGCACTTTGGACGCCGCAGATCGCCGACTGCTGGTGGCTTTCGGCGCGCATCTGGTCGCGTTGCGACAACGGATTGCGCTGAACATCAGCCGTCGCGATAACGTCAGACTGGCTGAGGGAAACACCATGCGAACCTCGATCCTACGAGCCGTTTCGCACGATCTTCGGACGCCGTTGGCGGCAATCAAGCTTTCGGTCAGTAGCTTGCGCCAGGAAGAAGTGCATTTCGAACCGGCCGACGAAGCGGAGTTGCTCGCCAGCATTGAGAGTTCAGCCGATAAATTAGATGCACTGGTTGGAAATCTTCTGGATATGTCAAGAATTTCCTCCGATGCGGCGACCCCGTTGCTCGCCCCGGTGCGCTGGAGCGATGTCATTGATGCAGCGTTGGGACACGGCGGCGACGGAGCCCTGCCACCCGCTGTGCGGGTCGATCTGCCCGCCAATATGCCGCCGGTGGAGGCGGACCCGGGCATGTTAGAACGGGTGATTGCCAACATTGTGGAGAACGCCCTGAAGTACGCCCCGGATTCCGATGTGGTACTGGTTGGCAGCGTTGGCGGCGCTGGCAGTGCCCTGATTGATGGTCAGCCAGCCAGTGAATTGCGCATCATTGACCATGGCCGGGGCGTTGCAGCGGAGGATGTGATGGCGATGTTCAGGCCTTTCCAACGCCTCGACGATGTCCCGGCCGGCACCGGAGTTGGCTTGGGACTGGCAGTGGCCAAAGGATTTACCGAAGCAATGGGCGGGGTGCTTGAAGCTGAGCAGACCCCGGGCGGTGGGCTGACCATGGTGGTGCGGCTGCCTATGAGTGTTGGAGGAGCAAGGCAATGA